In Ananas comosus cultivar F153 linkage group 10, ASM154086v1, whole genome shotgun sequence, the following proteins share a genomic window:
- the LOC109716841 gene encoding RING-H2 finger protein ATL80-like, with product MPRVERLLQRDSGQIAGQGGGGGGAAAAGDAAEPIAVGSDVVVILAALLCALICVVGLALAARCAWRRSSAAGGAAGGAGVAGAPRNKGLKKKVLRALPKVSYGGAGGGLAECPICLAEFVEGEEIRILPHCGHRFHVACVDTWLRSHSSCPSCRRILVADALPPPRCHRCGASSSSSPSAAAAAPSSSSSSSAPDPNPNSRFLP from the coding sequence ATGCCCAGGGTGGAGAGGCTCCTGCAAAGGGACTCCGGCCAAATCGCCGGGcagggaggaggcggcggcggcgcggcggcggcgggggatgCGGCGGAGCCCATCGCCGTCGGATCGGACGTGGTGGTGATCCTCGCCGCGCTCCTCTGCGCGCTGATCTGCGTCGTcggcctcgccctcgccgcgcGCTGCGCGTGGCggcgatcctccgccgccggcggcgccgccggAGGCGCCGGCGTCGCCGGAGCGCCGCGGAACAAGGGCTTGAAGAAGAAGGTGCTCCGCGCGCTCCCGAAGGTGTCGTACGGCGGGGCGGGGGGAGGGCTCGCGGAGTGCCCGATCTGCCTCGCGGAGTTCGTGGAGGGGGAGGAGATCCGGATCCTCCCCCACTGCGGCCACCGCTTCCACGTCGCCTGCGTCGACACCTGGCTCCGATCCCACTCCTCCTGCCCCTCCTGCCGCCGCATCCTCGTCGCCGACGCTCTTCCCCCGCCGCGCTGCCACAGATGCGGCGccagctcctcctcctccccctccgccgccgccgccgcaccctcgtcgtcgtcgtcgtcgtcggcgccggatccaaaccctaattccaGGTTTCTTCCCTAG